In Gemmatimonadaceae bacterium, the genomic window GCTGTCTGTCGAGAAGAGCCAGGCCATCACGAATCCACTGCTTCGCGCGCGCTGCCCACTGCTCGACGAGCGCGGCGCTCGCGGGCTCCGGCGCGAGATCGGCACCCGTTCCCGTCGCGAGCGCCTCGTGCAGCGCGCGCGTCACGACGCCCAATCGCGCGGCATCGCCGAGAAACGGGTTCTGGATCTCGCGATCTTTCGGCGACTGGAAGTACGGGCGCGCGCAATCGAGGGTATGGGCCCAGGCGTCGATCGATTTCGCCAGGTACTCCTGGAGCATCCCCGCGATCGTCGGAACGCCGTCGTCTTCGAAGCGAATGACGCCGAGGAGAGACGGCGTATGCGGGAACTCCGCGTCGACGGTGAGGAACCGCGTGAGCTCGACGTCGGGATTGGCGCCGGTTTCGAGTCTACGAAACAATTTCATAATCGCTCCGGCACCGAGAATCACCGACGTGTTGCTCTGCTCGACGGAGCCGACGCGGATCTCCGACGTCGGCGGAATGACGAGTGGCACTGCGCTCAGCGACTCGATGATCCACCGCGACGCGCCGGCCCCGAAAGTTCCGCCGCGGCCGATCGCGTCCGCCAGCGCGCGCAGGAAAGCGCCATCCTCCACCGCGTCGAAGAGCAGCCCTTCTTCCTGCTCGGCGATGACGCGCGCGATAATGCTCTTCGGTTTTCGATCGCCGAGCTCCTCGTCGCCCCGGACGCAGAGGGGGAGCTGATAGCTTTTCGCGCCGCCGGTGCTTCCTTCGGTGATCACGTCCAGTCGCGCGATCGCGAATCGACCACCTTCCCACGGCAGCGCGATCGCGTCCCGTACCCGCGCGGAGGTCGGATTGCCGGCCTTTGCTCCGAACCATCGCTTGGTCGCGAGAAAGGCAGCGATGTCTTCCGTCGCCAATCGACGCAGCTCGTTAGGTGCGAGCGCATCGGCGAGCGAGCGAACGCGCAGTTCCGGGGCGCGGGACGCGGAACGCGTGGCGCCAGATTCATCCACCAATCGTCTCTCCTGGCTCGCTTCGCTCATCTGAAGAAGGGGATAGTGGCCTGTAATCGAGATGGTGAGAGCAGCCGGCGAGCATTGCTCTACTCAGGTCGTCAATTCCATCAAAAGAATGATAGAGGCCGCAGGCACCTGGATTCGATTCGCTCCACATTCGCGTGATTCGCGTCCCCAATACCCTGGACTCCCCAGGCGGTACAGCCGTGCTTACCCTCGCTAAGTAGGTGGACAAAAGTCTTGCTACAAATTGCTTCGCTGCGTGTCAGTGCTCTCAGCGGCCTCTCTCTCTTTCACCCCTGCGCACAGCCCGAACTTCCCGGATGATTGCGGATCTCGACTGAAGCGCGTGCTCACAGTGCTTTTGATCATCGAAACTCCATCAGTTTGTAGCAGAACTTTTGTCTACCTACTTAGCCTAGGCCCTGACCCCTTGCTGGTACTGCTTCGCTTGCTCCGCCGGCATCAGCCTGAACCAGAGAAAATTGTGCGGACCCATCGTCAAGAGATACGGCAGCTCGCCAATCGGCGGAAAAGTGTTCTTGCTGTACAACTCGAGCGGTACCATTCCCAGAAACTCCCGCAGGTCCAGCTCCACGTATTGCGCGAAACGTGAGAGATTATTGACGCAGAGAATCAATTCATCCTTGTAGCGTCGCAAAAACACGAGCACGCGCCGATTGTCTGGATGTAGTGGCTCCCACGTCCCGCGACCGAACGCCTTGAACTCGCGACGCACGGCGATCAGCCGCCGCATCCACCGCAGCAACGACGTCGACGTGCGCTCCTGCGCGGTGACGTTGATCCCTTGATAGCCGTACGGCGGATCGACGATCACCGGACTGTAGAGCGCGGCGTTGTCCGCGTCGGAGAAGCCCGCGTTGCGATCCGTCGACCACTGCATCGGCGTGCGCACACCATTCCGATCGCCGAGGTAGACGTTGTCGCCCATCCCGATCTCGTCGCCGTAATAGATGATCGGCGTCCCCGGCATCGACATCAGCAACGCGTTCATGATCTCGATCTGCCGGCGACCGTTGTCCATCAGCGGCGCGAGACGCCGGCGAATGCCGACGTTGATCCGCATTCGCGACTCACGCGCGTACTCCTTGTACATGTAGTCGCGCTCGTCGTCGGTCACCATCTCGAGCGTGAGCTCGTCGTGGTTCCGCAGGAAGATCGCCCACTGGCAGTCCTCGGGGATCGGCGGCGTCTGCCGCATGATGTCGACGATCGGCGTGCGGTCCTCTTTGCGCAGCGCCATGTACATGCGCGGCATCACCGGGAAATGAAATGCCATGTGGCATTCGTCGGATTTCCCGAAGTACTGCCTAACGTCCGTCGGCCACTGATTTGCCTCGGCGAGAAAGATCCGATTCTCGTACTCGGCGTCGAGCGTAGCACGCAGATCCCTCAGTACCGCATGAGTCTCTGGTAAATTCTCGCAATTGGTGCCGTCGCGCTCGATGAGATACGGTATCGCGTCCAGCCGCAGTCCGTCGACGCCCAGCCTGAGCCAGAAGCGCATCACGTTCTTCACCGCCTCGACCACCTCTGGATTATCAAAGTTCAAATCGGGCTGGTGGCTGAAAAAGCGGTGCCAGAAGAACTGCTGCGCGACGGGATCCCACGTCCAGTTGGACGTCTCCGTATCGGTGAAGATGATGCGCGTACCGGCGTACTTGTTCGGATCGTCGCTCCACACGTACCAGTTGCGCTCGCGCGAATCCTTCGCCGCGCGGCGCGCGCGCTGGAACCATGGATGTTGGTCCGACGTGTGATTGATGACGAGCTCCGTGATGACTTTCAGATCGCGTTCGTGCGCGGCGTCGAGGAATGCCTGGAAGTCTTCGACGGTGCCGTACGTCGAGTTGATCGCCTCGTACGACGAGATGTCATACCCATCATCGCGCAGCGGTGACGGATAAAAGGGCAGAAGCCAGACGCACGTCGCGCCGAGCTGCTGGATGTAGTCCAGGCGATCGGTCAATCCACGAAAGTCCCCGTAGCCATCCGCGTTCGCGTCGCGGAACGACTTCACGTGGGTTTGATAGACGATTGCGTCTTTGTACCAGAGGGGATCGGACATGGAGAGATGGGGCTAGGGGCTAGGGGAGTAGGGGCTAGAAGTCGATTCCCTAGCCCCTATGCCCCTAGACCCTCGACCCTGAAGACATGCCCAACCTGCCCCGTCATCGGATCCAGCCGCACGTAGTTGCGCGCCCCGCGCCACGTGTAGCGCACGCCCGTTAGTAAATCCTGAACCATGTAAGTCGCGTCGTCGGGCAGTCCCAGCTCGGCCAGCGGGACGTGCACCATCGTATCGTGCGCCGTGCGCGGATCGAGCGTCACCGCGACGAGCAGATCGCGCTCGCCGTCGTCCACGTCGTCGATCATCGTCTGTGGTACCGTGTAGTACGACGCTCGTCCTCCCGTCCATTCTCGTGGGCGCACGGTCGCTGCCTTTCGGTAAAAGAGCACTCGCGGATTCTCGCTCGTGTGAAACGTGAGATTGTCTTGGCGCTGCAATGCGCGATTCTCGCGCCGCACCCGATTCAGGAGCTGGATCATCGGGTTGAGGTTGCCCGGCGCCTCCCAATCGCGCGGCTTGATCTGATACTTCTCCGAATCCAGATACTCCTCACTGCCCGGGCGCACCGGCACATTCTCGAAGAGCTCGTATCCGCTATAGATGCCATAGAGCGGCAGGAGCGTTGACGCGAGCAATAAGCGTATGCGAAACGCCGCCGGCCCGCCGTGCACGAGATACTCGTTGAGGATGTCGGGTGTGTTCACGAACAGGTTGCCGCGGAAGTACTCGACCATCGGTGTGTTCGTGAGCTCCTCGAAGTAGTCGCGCAGCTCCCAGTCGGTGTTCTTCCACGTGAAGTACGTGTACGACATCGTGAAGCCGAGCTTGCCGAGACTCTTCATCTTCTTCGGACGCGTGAACGCCTCGGCGAAGAAGATCGTGTCGGGGTGGTCGCGCTGCACTTCGGCGATGACCCACTCCCAAAACGGCAGCGGCTTCGTGTGCGGATTGTCGACTCGAAACGTCTTTACCCCGCGCGCGATCCAGTACAAGAAAATATCCCGGCAGGCGTTCCAGAGATTCTGCCTGTCCTCGCACCAGAAATTGAGCGGGTAGATGTCCTGATACTTCTTCGGCGGATTCTCGGCGTACTGGATCGTCCCATCGGGTCTGATGTGGAACCAGTCGGGATGCTCTTTCACCCACGGGTGATCCGGAGAGCACTGGAGCGCGTAGTCGAGCGCAACGTCGAGTCCGTGTGCGGTCGCGGTGCGGACAAATCGCTCGAAGTCCTCGACGGTACCGAGCGCGGGCTCGATTGCCGTGTGGCCGCCATTCTCGTTGCCGATCGCCCACGGACTGCCGACGTCGTCGGGCTCGGGCGTCAAGCTGTTGTTCTTCCCTTTTCGAAACGTGCGACCGATCGGGTGAATCGGCGCCAGATATACGACGTCGTAACCGAGCTCCGCGAGGCGCGGCAGCCGCTTCGCGGCGTCGTCGAAGGTCCCGTGACTACCGTCGGCCGCCTGCGAACGCGGAAAGAGCTCGTACCAGGCGGCGAAGCGCGCGCGGGGCCGATCTACATAGACCGAGAGCTCACGTGAGTAACAGGTGAGATCTCGCGGCGGGAAGAGCTCGTTCATCTGTGTGAGCAAATCCTCATCGAAGGCGCGCTGGATCCGCGCCTCCGCGGACGTGTCGCGCCGATCCTCGAACATGCGCGCCGTCTGGAGCAGCGACGCGCGGATCGGTGGCGACTTGGCCCGCCGCGCCGCCGCGCGCACGAGCAGCGCCCCCTCGAGCAGCTCGACGTGCACGTCCTGCTCGGCGTCGACCTTCTTCCGAAGCTCGGAGCGCCACGTGCCGAACGCGTCCGTCCACGCCTCGACGCTGAACCGCCACATGCCGAGACGGTCGACGACAAAGGAGCCGAACCACCGATCGTTATCGAAATCGAAGGTCAGCGGTGACGAACACCAACCTGGATCGCCCGGCCCTTTGTAGATCGCGCGCGCGGCGAGCAGATCCTGTCCTTCCTTGAAGATGTCGGCGCCGATCCAGACCCTGTCGCCGACGACGCGCTTCACGGCGTACAGTCCCCCGTCCAGCCCCGGCGTAACGCATTCGATCACGAGATGGTCGAGGCCGCGGCCCGGTGACCGGCGATCGCGTTTGGATGCTGCGGGCGGATTAGGCGCCAAGGGATAGGGGTTGGGGAATAATGAGGCGCTCACAAGCAATAACGATGCGCCTATTCAGGGGAGAAGAGCAACGGCGGGACTGTGACTGGAACTGGGGACGTACCCCGACCCCCGCGGCCGGCTTCAGTGGACCCTCCGGGGCACTATGCACAACACTGGGTTCTTCGGCAATTCTCGGGACGAGTCGCGTCGAGGGCGAGCTCCAGAAGCGAGACGTGAGTAATGAGATCTGGCTTTTTCGAAGTCGCACTCAGGCCCCACGGAGTAGGCCCGATCTCACCACTCACTTCTCGAGTCTCGAGCTCGCGCGCTTTCCCGAGATTCCCCGATGATCCCGATACGCCGCGCACGGGATGGCCGGCAATGCACGTGACCTCACTCCACCGTACACGTCAGCTACGAGGCCCCATCCCCCTTCGCCCGTGCGCCTTCTCTCCATCCCCGCTCTTCTAATCGGCATCGCGCTCGCGATCGTTTTCTTCAAGGTCTACGGGCTCGTCACGCGCCCCTCCGTGCCGCTGCCAGTCGCGGTGATCGTTTCCCAGTTCGCGCCCGACGTCGAGATTGGCGCGCGCGTCTCGAACGCCAAACACGGCGTCGCCGCGATGACCTACGTGCCCCACCTCGGCTTCGTCGGCGTTCCGAACGCGCACAGCCCCAACACGCCCACCGGTCGCACCGTCAACTTCTCGCAAGTGCGACTCCTCCTCGACGAGCGAACGCGGGGCGAGCTGCGACCCGATCCCGCAAAGGCGCGCGTCGACGCCGTCGAGGTCGTGACCGGAGAAGCCAGCGCCGCCGACGACATCGAAACGACCATCGCCGCCGCCTTCCGCCGTGTTCCAGTCCAGGGATGTCTCCGGACGCCCGAGGAAGACCGCCTGCGCCAGGTGCGAGTCTGGATCACGCCTAACGAACGAGGCGGCGTGGCGGTGATCAGCGACTTCTTCATCGGTGCGCCCTCGCCGTCGCACGGGCCGTACATGACGAACGTCATCGCCTTCGTCGGCAAGTTCGACGGCGGACGAACGCTGCGCGGCAATTATACGAACGCCGCCTGCACCGCGATCTCGCAGCCGACATGATCCCGCGCTACTGTCTTTACCTAACGACGATCGCCATCGGCGTGGCGGCGTGTCAACGTTACCCGCGTGGCGACGCCGCGGAGCTTGCCCTCGCTGCTGCCATATCGGACAGCCTCACGCTCGCCGTCGCCGACTCGCTCGGCTCCTCGCAGGGTTTGGTCGTCAGCCTGCAGGGCGCGACGACGGAGACGCTTTCGGCCTGCAACGATCGCGTCGACGCCTCGGGCTGGCAGAGCGTCGGCTCGGGAATCGTCGAGACCGAAGTGCCGGAGGACTTCACCACCGGCAGCCAGACGAGTCAGTCCGCGAGCTGGACCGGGGCCGCAGGGACCCTGCGCGCGTCCTCACACCGCGGCGCCGCGCACGCCGGCTGGTGGACCAACAGCATCACCAGCGAGTGCGACGTCTTCATCTCGGGCGCGCCCGCTCATATCGATCTCGTGTCGACGACGTACGGCCGGTCGGTCTACGCGATGATCCAGGCCCGCGACGCGCCCGCGATCGAGCTCGAGGGCCAGGCCCGAACCGTCGCCGGCCAGGCGCAACTCCTTCACGCGATCAGAACCGCCCGCATCTCGGCGGCCTGGGGTCGCTGAATAATTTCGATTTCCTCGATGATCCCCACCTTCACTTCATTTTCTTCAGCGCCAAAGGCAGTAACGACATCAACATGAGCACCCCGCTCGCGATCCCGACGTCCCAGTACGCGTGCGTCTTCGCCCCCTGGAGCCCCCGCACCAGGCTGTCCGCGAAGTACGCGAACACCACCGTCGTCGGGAGGATTCCAATCGCCGTTGCCGCGACGTAGACCCCGAATCGCGTCCGCGCCAGGCCTGCCGCAAAGTTGACGACGCTGAGCGGAATCACCGGGACGAGCCTCAAGCGCAGCAGCGTCATGAAGCTCGTCGACTGCGTGAGCGCGGCACCGACCGCCCGCTTCGCCAGCCAGCGCCGCGCAGTCTCGCGGCCAACGAAGCGCGCGATCGCGTAACCGAACATCGTCCCCACGAGTGCCGCGGCCCAGCTCAGTGCGCTGCCGAGGAGGTGGCCGAAGATCGCGCCGGCGGCGACCGTGAATGGAAGCGCGGGAAAGCCCGCTGCCGTCGTCACCGAGCAGAGCAGAAAGAAGAGCACCGCGACCGACGCGAGATTGTGTCCACTCTGGAGACTCTCGATCATCGCCGTCGCGTGCTGCAAGTCGAACCATCCCAGCTTGAACGCGACTATGGTGAGCACGACGATGACGGCCGCGAGCGCAGCGATACGAAGCAAGGCGCTACGTCGCGTGCGCCGTTTGTCGTACGAGCCGCCGACGCCTGCACCGATTGTGGGTGGAACCGCCAATGCTTCGTGCTCCGCGCTCGTCGCCACTGCCTTCTCCAGGATACGCATTCCCCGTGGGTAGTCAGTTTTCGTGCCCGGGTCTGCGTTCAGGAGACTACCGGTTCCACGGACAATCCACTCGCTGGAGCGTCATCCCCACGCCTCGCCCGGCGACGCCGCCAGCGGACAACATCGAGTCCGCGGCGACCTTGAGCTCCACTGGCGTGCGGCCGAACGAGATGCGAACGCCGCCTGGGACTGGCTGCCAGGACGCGCTGTCGATCCGCCGCGCAGCGTGGTCGGCGACTGAGCTGACGGCGAACGTCGTCGCCGGAGGCTGGCTGCCAGCGACCGACGGCCGGCGTTCGGCCATCACCTGATCGAAGCGCAACGTGTCGAGCGACAACAGCTTCGGGAGCGGCGCGAGCGAATCCCCTCGCGCGGCGACGGAGTAACAGCCTGCGTACTGTGGCTGTGGTGCGAGCAGCCTTACCGCCATGCGCGCCGTCACCGGCGCTCCGGCGCGCTTCAGCTCGCCCCCGGCGACTGCCGGCGCAGCAGTGGCGGTGACCGACGCGTTAGCCTGCGCCGCGAGTCGCCGAGCCGAATCAGTTCGGACCAGATCGCGCGCCGGGGCGGCCGGCGCCACCGCAACGGAATCCATGCTCGACGATACCCGGCTCACAGCCGCACTCTGCATCTCCTCGCCCGCCGCCTTCCTTCCTGGCGACGGCAATGGCGCAGGAGCGGGAGCCGGCGCCGGAAGCACGAGAACCTTCGCCCTCTGCCGTTCGCTTGGCTCTGGGCGGGCGAAGCCAATCGAGTCCGCGACTGTAGGCACCACCGCGGGAGTTGGCGTCGCCGGCACCGGCTGATTGCGCGCCGGTTGCCCGGCTTTGATCGGGTAAATGCCCGCGACAGGCGGCGACCCCGGCTTGTTATGCATAACGAGCGCGGTGCCGGCTGCCATGATGACGATTGCCGCCGCCGCGGCGCGCGCAGGCGTCATGTGCGTCACCGTCCATAACGAGCGCGGACGCCGCGTCGCGGCCGAGCCACTTCCGAACGTGCCGCCCCCACCACCAGGTATTACGCCCGACGGCACGTCGTCGAGAGCCGCGAGAATTCGCGACGCGCCCGCGACGAGACCGCGCGCTTCGGCGACGGCGTTCGCGCACATCGCGCACTCCGTCACGTGCTGCTCGACGCGAGCCGATTCCTCCGCGTCGAGCGCACCGTCGAGCCAGGCGTGAATGGTTCCTTCCTCAAGATGCTGCATGCGTACCTCGTGTACCGAGCTTGTCGCGTTGCATCGCTTCGTGCGCTTCGACCAGTCGACGTCGCGCTCTGGCGAGCGTTGTGCCTACCGATCCGACCGAGAGCTCCAGTGCCGCGGCAATCTCGTTATAGTCCAATCCTTCTTCTCGCATCAGGAGCGCCTCCCGATCCCTTTCGGTCAAGCACTCCAGAGCACGCCGGGCCGCCGCTGCCTCTTGCGCCCGCTCGAGCGACGTCGGCTCGGGCTCGACCGCTTCCTCTGCGCGTGCCTGTTCGCGGAGGAGCTCCAGGTGCCGCCGTCGCCGCGCGTCCTTGCGTGCTTCGTCCCGCACGAGATTCGTCGCCACCGCGAAGAGCCACGCGCGTTCGCTCACGATCGTCTCCTGCCGCAGGGCGCGCACGAACGTCTCCTGGGCGATTTCCTCCGCCCAGTCGCGATCACCGAGTCGCCTAACGAGATACCGAACCAGCGGCTGGTGATAGGTGTGGAAGAGACGGTCGATGTCGGTCAATATCCTCTTCTTGTCGAGCGAAGCGACGACGGATGTACTGTGTGTACGTAGAAGCCGAGCTTCAGATACGAGATTGCTCGCGGCTCGAGCTCAATCTCGCACCTCGTTGCTGCCTTCTCGCTGCTCGGAGCTGGGCTCGCCGATGGTGGGTGAGATGCCTGAGTGTCACATCGAAAGGGCCGGATCTCACCACTCACTTCTCGAGCCTCAAGCTCGCTTTCCCGGAATTCTGTGATGACATTGCGTTACCAACCCTTCACGAACGCACCTACATCCGTTGCGCTCAACTGTTCTGACCCACTCTCACTGACGATCACCGTCACCGCCCGTCCCTGCGCCGTCACCCGGTCGCCGACCGCGAAGATCGCGCGCAGCTCGGGTACGGCGTCGATCAGATCAAAGTACGCCTTTGAGAACGCTTTGATCCGAACCGTCTTCGCCGACGCGCCAGTCGGAGCGGGGCGAAGATCCGTCCACGTGCCATCCTTCAGTATGAACGTGTGCGAGCCCGCGCGCTTCGTGGCTCTGGCAAGCGCTCCGCCCGCGACAGTCCTGGTCGAATCGAAGTATGCCAGGGACGTCGCCGCGCGTTGTGCCGACGCCGCCTTCGCCTGCTCGAACGCCTGATCGCGCATCGGAGCCGCTGCCGGCGACATTCCCACCGGTAAACCGCGTCGCTGCAGCCCACCTCCGTTCGCGACCATGTTCGGCTCCGTCACGAGATACGACGTGAACTCCGTCGGGATTCCAAAACGCTCACCCAATCCCCGAATCTCGTCGTCGATCTCGCTCGACGCGCCATTCTTGCGCTTCTCGGCCGCGAGCCAGCCGATGCGCTGCGTCGCCCAGAGTCGCGCGACGAATGGATTGTCGCGTTCGCGGTCCGGGAAGTCCACCGTCGACGTCCAACGCACGGTCTGGCCGCGATGTTTCCCCTCGAAGATGACGCGCGCGCTGCCGTGCCCTGCATAACGAGCGAGCAGCACGAGGTCCTGGCCGGCGAACAGGTCCACCGGCTGCTCCGGCAGGATCTTCGAGAGCCTGACGTCGCCATCGGTGTGCACGCGAACATCCGTGAGCACGGGATCGGTGATGCGACTGGCGACGAGGCTCACCGCGCGCTCGACCGATTCATCCGGACGAACGAACTGCGCCGTACCCTGTCCCTGAAGCGCGAGCTGCTCGAGTAGCGTGACGTTGACGTCAGCGCCGACTCCGAACGTGAATACCCGCGCCGCACCGCGATCATGACTGGCCGCGTCGGCAATGTGCGCGGGATCGCGCTCTCCAACCGTCGGCTCGCCGTCGGTGATGAACAACACCACCGGCATGCGCTCGCTTGCTTCGGGTCCGCGATTCGCGCCTAACGCTTCACGCAGCGCGCCCGAGATGTTCGTCGACCCCTGCGCCTCCAGAGCGTTCAGATATTGCTCGGCCGCGCGCAGATTCTCCGGCGTCGCGCCTACGAACTCGTCGCGGAAGGTGTGCACGTCCGACGAAAAGTCGATGAGCCGGAAACGATCCTCGGCGCGGAGCGTACCGAGCAGCTGCCGCCCGGCAGCGCGCGCCTGCTGCATCTTGACGCCGCTCATCGAGCCCGAGACGTCGAGCACGAGGGTGACGTCGCGTGGCGTGACGTCGCCGCGCGCCATCGTATTGGGCGGCGCCAACGAGATGAGCGCAAAGCCGTCCTCACCGCCGGGCGCATTCGCGAGCACACTGATCGCAGCCTCGTTGTGCGCCCGCACCGGAATCAGCAGCGTGAGCTCACTCGCGTCCCCGCGGACGTCGACGCGCCGCTCCGTGTCGTTGTCCGCCACGTCCACCGCGTGCGTCGGCGAGTACGCGGTTCCCAGATCGGGCGTGCGCGGATATATGAAAGTGAATGTCGTGTTACCGCGATCGGCAGGAGTCCATTCCCGCGTCGGTGCCGGCTGGTTCTTTGCACCGCGGAAGTAATCGACGCGCAGTGCGTCCCCCTCCCGCTCGGCCACCATCTGGAAGCGCACGACGACGCGCTTTTCCTCGCCGGGGTTGATCGGAAAGATGCGCGCTCGCAGCAGCCCGTAACCCATCCACTCGACGAGCGCCGGGTCGCGCTGGCGCCTCACGATGTCCTCGTAAATGCGCCGCGCGTCGGCGGCGTTCATCGTCTCACCGCTCACGAGCTCTCCATTGATGGAGAGCTTGAGGTCCTGGAACGCGGCGCCTTTGGGCAGCGGGAACATATAGTCCGCCTCGCCGACGCGCGCGCCATTGTTTACGAAACGCTCTTCAACCTCGTAGCGGACGACGCGCGACGCGCCGTTGCCAACGAGCTCCGCTCGCACGTCGCTGCGCACCCTCACGACTTGCGCATCGCACGCCTGTATCGGCAACGCCGGCTGCACCCGATCGATCGGCATGAAGCACGGGCGAGGTACCACCCATCCTTGCGCCGATGCCGTCAACGGTACCGCCGCCAGCGCAATGACAACGAATGTCCGCATGTTGATCCCCTGAAAAGGTTGCTCCTAGGAGACGGAGGAGACGCGCGAACTTGCACACGCGCGGGAAAACGGAGGGCGATCAGGCATAATGACCCGTCGAAGCAGGCTAAGTCCACTAGACTCAGGCAATGCGAGGCAAGGGAATCACCTACGATACCGGCTTTCTCAGCGCCGGTACGAGCACGCATGAACCATTCGATCCCGCGGTCGTCAGGCGCGAGCTGCGGATCATCCGCGACGAGCTGCACTGCAACGCCGTCCGAATCACCGGAGGCGACGTCCACCGATTGGAAGTCACCGCCGATGCGGCTGCCGATGCGGGGCTCGAAGTCTGGATCTCGCCGTTCACGAACGGCCTGACGATCGACGCGCTGCTCGAGCTCCTCGGCGAGTGCGCGGTGTTCGCGGAGCGGCTGCGGCGAGGAGGACGAGAGATCGTCCTTCTCACCGGATCCGAGGTCCGCGCTCGCATGAAGGATTTCTTGCGCCGCGCGGTGGACGTCGTCCGCGCACGATTCGCAGGAAGGGTGAGCTACGCGTCGCTGCCGCACGAGGGAGTGGACTGGACACTGTTCGACTTCATCGCGACCGACGCGGGATATCGAACCGGGCCGATGGCCGCGTACTTCCGCGACCAGATCCGCGCGTTCGTGGCGCACGGCCGATCGTTAGGGAAGCCGGTCGCGATCACCGAATTCGGATGCGCGTCGTTTCACGGCTCGGCCGACGCCGGCGGCAGCGAGCTGACGATGATCCTCGCGAGCCGCGGGATCGTCAAAGTGCTCGATGGCGAGAGTGGCATAGCCGTTAGGCGCTGGGAGCCGAAGGCCGCGTTCGACAGGCTGGCGGCGTACTACTCACAATCCGCTGGAGACGCGAGGTGAGTGAGCTTCAGACGCGAGCCTGCTCGTGGCTCAGCTCAATCTCCCCGCTGGTTGCTGCCTTCTCGCGGCT contains:
- the treS gene encoding maltose alpha-D-glucosyltransferase, with protein sequence MSDPLWYKDAIVYQTHVKSFRDANADGYGDFRGLTDRLDYIQQLGATCVWLLPFYPSPLRDDGYDISSYEAINSTYGTVEDFQAFLDAAHERDLKVITELVINHTSDQHPWFQRARRAAKDSRERNWYVWSDDPNKYAGTRIIFTDTETSNWTWDPVAQQFFWHRFFSHQPDLNFDNPEVVEAVKNVMRFWLRLGVDGLRLDAIPYLIERDGTNCENLPETHAVLRDLRATLDAEYENRIFLAEANQWPTDVRQYFGKSDECHMAFHFPVMPRMYMALRKEDRTPIVDIMRQTPPIPEDCQWAIFLRNHDELTLEMVTDDERDYMYKEYARESRMRINVGIRRRLAPLMDNGRRQIEIMNALLMSMPGTPIIYYGDEIGMGDNVYLGDRNGVRTPMQWSTDRNAGFSDADNAALYSPVIVDPPYGYQGINVTAQERTSTSLLRWMRRLIAVRREFKAFGRGTWEPLHPDNRRVLVFLRRYKDELILCVNNLSRFAQYVELDLREFLGMVPLELYSKNTFPPIGELPYLLTMGPHNFLWFRLMPAEQAKQYQQGVRA
- a CDS encoding alpha-1,4-glucan--maltose-1-phosphate maltosyltransferase — its product is MIECVTPGLDGGLYAVKRVVGDRVWIGADIFKEGQDLLAARAIYKGPGDPGWCSSPLTFDFDNDRWFGSFVVDRLGMWRFSVEAWTDAFGTWRSELRKKVDAEQDVHVELLEGALLVRAAARRAKSPPIRASLLQTARMFEDRRDTSAEARIQRAFDEDLLTQMNELFPPRDLTCYSRELSVYVDRPRARFAAWYELFPRSQAADGSHGTFDDAAKRLPRLAELGYDVVYLAPIHPIGRTFRKGKNNSLTPEPDDVGSPWAIGNENGGHTAIEPALGTVEDFERFVRTATAHGLDVALDYALQCSPDHPWVKEHPDWFHIRPDGTIQYAENPPKKYQDIYPLNFWCEDRQNLWNACRDIFLYWIARGVKTFRVDNPHTKPLPFWEWVIAEVQRDHPDTIFFAEAFTRPKKMKSLGKLGFTMSYTYFTWKNTDWELRDYFEELTNTPMVEYFRGNLFVNTPDILNEYLVHGGPAAFRIRLLLASTLLPLYGIYSGYELFENVPVRPGSEEYLDSEKYQIKPRDWEAPGNLNPMIQLLNRVRRENRALQRQDNLTFHTSENPRVLFYRKAATVRPREWTGGRASYYTVPQTMIDDVDDGERDLLVAVTLDPRTAHDTMVHVPLAELGLPDDATYMVQDLLTGVRYTWRGARNYVRLDPMTGQVGHVFRVEGLGA
- a CDS encoding VTT domain-containing protein, whose amino-acid sequence is MRILEKAVATSAEHEALAVPPTIGAGVGGSYDKRRTRRSALLRIAALAAVIVVLTIVAFKLGWFDLQHATAMIESLQSGHNLASVAVLFFLLCSVTTAAGFPALPFTVAAGAIFGHLLGSALSWAAALVGTMFGYAIARFVGRETARRWLAKRAVGAALTQSTSFMTLLRLRLVPVIPLSVVNFAAGLARTRFGVYVAATAIGILPTTVVFAYFADSLVRGLQGAKTHAYWDVGIASGVLMLMSLLPLALKKMK
- a CDS encoding zf-HC2 domain-containing protein; this encodes MQHLEEGTIHAWLDGALDAEESARVEQHVTECAMCANAVAEARGLVAGASRILAALDDVPSGVIPGGGGGTFGSGSAATRRPRSLWTVTHMTPARAAAAAIVIMAAGTALVMHNKPGSPPVAGIYPIKAGQPARNQPVPATPTPAVVPTVADSIGFARPEPSERQRAKVLVLPAPAPAPAPLPSPGRKAAGEEMQSAAVSRVSSSMDSVAVAPAAPARDLVRTDSARRLAAQANASVTATAAPAVAGGELKRAGAPVTARMAVRLLAPQPQYAGCYSVAARGDSLAPLPKLLSLDTLRFDQVMAERRPSVAGSQPPATTFAVSSVADHAARRIDSASWQPVPGGVRISFGRTPVELKVAADSMLSAGGVAGRGVGMTLQRVDCPWNR
- a CDS encoding sigma-70 family RNA polymerase sigma factor, whose translation is MTDIDRLFHTYHQPLVRYLVRRLGDRDWAEEIAQETFVRALRQETIVSERAWLFAVATNLVRDEARKDARRRRHLELLREQARAEEAVEPEPTSLERAQEAAAARRALECLTERDREALLMREEGLDYNEIAAALELSVGSVGTTLARARRRLVEAHEAMQRDKLGTRGTHAAS
- a CDS encoding VIT domain-containing protein, with amino-acid sequence MRTFVVIALAAVPLTASAQGWVVPRPCFMPIDRVQPALPIQACDAQVVRVRSDVRAELVGNGASRVVRYEVEERFVNNGARVGEADYMFPLPKGAAFQDLKLSINGELVSGETMNAADARRIYEDIVRRQRDPALVEWMGYGLLRARIFPINPGEEKRVVVRFQMVAEREGDALRVDYFRGAKNQPAPTREWTPADRGNTTFTFIYPRTPDLGTAYSPTHAVDVADNDTERRVDVRGDASELTLLIPVRAHNEAAISVLANAPGGEDGFALISLAPPNTMARGDVTPRDVTLVLDVSGSMSGVKMQQARAAGRQLLGTLRAEDRFRLIDFSSDVHTFRDEFVGATPENLRAAEQYLNALEAQGSTNISGALREALGANRGPEASERMPVVLFITDGEPTVGERDPAHIADAASHDRGAARVFTFGVGADVNVTLLEQLALQGQGTAQFVRPDESVERAVSLVASRITDPVLTDVRVHTDGDVRLSKILPEQPVDLFAGQDLVLLARYAGHGSARVIFEGKHRGQTVRWTSTVDFPDRERDNPFVARLWATQRIGWLAAEKRKNGASSEIDDEIRGLGERFGIPTEFTSYLVTEPNMVANGGGLQRRGLPVGMSPAAAPMRDQAFEQAKAASAQRAATSLAYFDSTRTVAGGALARATKRAGSHTFILKDGTWTDLRPAPTGASAKTVRIKAFSKAYFDLIDAVPELRAIFAVGDRVTAQGRAVTVIVSESGSEQLSATDVGAFVKGW